In Crinalium epipsammum PCC 9333, the following are encoded in one genomic region:
- a CDS encoding GNAT family N-acetyltransferase, whose translation MTTELIVRSATPADVPAIFNLIQALAEYEKLSHAVTGNPENLEQHLFGSKPYAEAIIAEYEQKPVGFALFFHNYSTFLTQPGIYLEDLFVLPEYRRQGIGKAVLTYLAKLAVSRDCGRLEWSVLDWNESAIAFYKSMGASILDEWRICRVNGESLTIMANQALAISQSL comes from the coding sequence ATGACCACTGAACTGATAGTGCGTTCAGCTACACCTGCTGATGTCCCTGCAATATTTAACTTAATTCAAGCTTTAGCAGAATACGAAAAGCTTTCCCATGCTGTCACAGGTAATCCTGAAAACCTAGAACAACACCTATTTGGCAGTAAACCTTATGCAGAAGCTATTATAGCAGAATATGAACAAAAACCAGTAGGATTTGCTTTATTTTTCCATAATTATTCGACATTTTTAACTCAACCAGGAATTTATTTAGAAGACTTATTCGTATTACCAGAATATCGCCGTCAGGGTATTGGTAAAGCTGTGCTTACCTACTTAGCTAAATTAGCTGTATCGCGTGATTGTGGACGTTTGGAGTGGAGTGTCTTAGACTGGAACGAATCTGCGATCGCATTCTATAAAAGTATGGGAGCATCAATATTAGATGAGTGGCGCATTTGCCGAGTTAATGGTGAATCACTCACTATAATGGCAAATCAAGCACTCGCTATATCTCAGAGCCTTTAA
- a CDS encoding MHYT domain-containing protein: MLHAGVAMASTYDWRLVAMSVLIAVIASYTALDLAGRVTVAQGKARIGWLTGGAIAMGIGIWAMHFVGMLAFEVSLPVSYNLLIVVISMLAAIAASGLALFLVSGAVLGISRLLGGSLFMGLGIATMHYTGMVAMQIDAITVYNPLLVAVSVVIAIAGSMVALWLAFQLRNINTGVGKWRKIGSAIVMGAAVPLMHYTGMAAASFIPIHTNETFHATIDSLILAISIGVATVIILGIALLTAFFDRRISAEVLKSEILESSEKRFRTMIQNLQVAVILVSDKLEILTSNQAALNLLGLTEDEVSGKVCLNLSNKIVREDGTEFPQQLQPIAQAIATRQPVHHVVMGVYHPVTQNLIWLLINADPELAVDGSIMRVICTFSDITKSKQDETAKRESEQRFRQIAENIGEVFWMSDLQQQRIIYVSPAYQQVWGRSCESLYQEPKSFLDAIHAEDQERILAAFPKQLCGEYNEEYRIIQPDGSIRWINDRAFPVYNESGEVYRITGIAADITERKQAEEKVLQSEDQYRQLAQREALLNGLANQIRTTLDLPKILETAVNEIRNLLQIHRCSFQWYRTDVQPNYFELIQQAGESTIVDVCHYDLLKQVPAVGEQIIKFNFFRSDNLSKDSNLDANSREKIACLGLTALLGLVISTNTGKIGVLICEHYDQLRPWNDYEIELLTAVTDQLAIAIDQAEIYNKSRLAATTAQVQAAQLQKALADLKLTQAQLIQTEKMSSLGQMVAGVAHEINNPVNFIQGNLQHINNYAQDLLELSELYQQRFPNPGAEIVERIEEIDWEFLKDDLPKCLSSMNVGASRIREIVLSLRNFSRLDEAEMKFVDIHEGIDSTLLILKHRWQAKAGNIGIQIVKKYADLPRVECYAGRLNQVLMNILANAIDALENQEHPRIITISTELSSENLSVHSQLQQQIENPNFCNVLIRIIDNGKGMTEEVKKRIFDPFFTTKEVGDGTGLGLSISYQIVVDKHKGKLGCISEPGKGTEFIIEIPLQQQNHYSNTTVAVTTEKG; this comes from the coding sequence ATGCTCCATGCAGGCGTAGCAATGGCTAGTACTTATGACTGGCGCTTAGTTGCAATGTCAGTATTGATTGCGGTGATCGCCTCTTATACTGCTCTTGATCTCGCTGGAAGAGTGACAGTAGCTCAAGGGAAAGCCCGAATCGGTTGGCTGACTGGCGGTGCGATCGCAATGGGAATTGGCATTTGGGCGATGCACTTTGTAGGAATGTTAGCCTTTGAAGTGTCGCTTCCAGTAAGTTACAACCTATTAATAGTAGTCATTTCTATGCTGGCTGCGATCGCGGCATCTGGCTTGGCATTGTTTTTGGTAAGTGGGGCAGTTTTAGGAATTTCTCGGTTGCTAGGCGGTAGCCTGTTTATGGGATTAGGTATTGCTACTATGCACTACACAGGCATGGTGGCTATGCAGATAGATGCAATCACTGTTTATAACCCGTTGTTAGTAGCGGTGTCGGTAGTGATTGCGATCGCGGGCTCAATGGTTGCTTTGTGGTTGGCATTTCAGCTACGCAACATTAATACAGGCGTTGGTAAGTGGCGCAAAATCGGTAGTGCGATCGTCATGGGTGCGGCTGTACCTTTGATGCACTATACAGGTATGGCAGCAGCTAGTTTTATACCTATTCATACTAACGAGACATTCCACGCCACAATTGACAGTTTAATACTGGCGATTTCTATTGGAGTTGCTACTGTAATTATCCTTGGTATAGCTTTACTAACGGCGTTTTTTGACCGCCGTATTTCTGCGGAAGTTTTGAAATCAGAGATATTAGAAAGTAGCGAAAAACGCTTCCGTACGATGATTCAAAACTTACAAGTAGCTGTAATACTGGTGAGTGATAAATTAGAAATCCTTACTAGCAATCAAGCTGCGCTTAACTTGCTAGGCTTAACTGAAGATGAAGTTTCAGGCAAAGTTTGTCTGAATTTAAGTAATAAAATAGTTCGAGAGGATGGCACAGAATTTCCGCAACAACTTCAACCAATAGCACAAGCGATCGCTACCCGTCAGCCAGTACATCATGTAGTAATGGGTGTTTACCATCCAGTAACACAAAATTTAATTTGGTTGTTAATTAATGCCGATCCCGAATTGGCAGTTGATGGCAGTATTATGCGAGTGATTTGCACTTTTAGCGATATTACTAAAAGCAAACAAGATGAAACTGCTAAACGAGAAAGCGAACAACGCTTCCGTCAAATAGCAGAAAATATTGGTGAAGTTTTCTGGATGAGCGACTTACAACAGCAGCGAATAATTTATGTCAGTCCTGCATATCAGCAAGTTTGGGGGCGTAGCTGCGAAAGTTTGTATCAGGAACCAAAATCTTTTTTAGATGCGATCCACGCAGAAGATCAAGAGCGAATACTTGCTGCTTTTCCCAAACAACTTTGCGGAGAGTATAACGAAGAATATAGAATTATTCAGCCTGATGGTTCAATTCGTTGGATCAATGATCGCGCTTTTCCAGTTTACAACGAGTCGGGAGAAGTTTACAGAATTACAGGAATTGCCGCCGATATTACCGAACGTAAGCAAGCAGAAGAAAAAGTCCTACAATCAGAAGATCAATATCGTCAATTAGCTCAACGAGAAGCCTTACTTAACGGTTTGGCTAACCAAATTCGTACTACTTTAGATCTGCCTAAAATTCTCGAAACTGCGGTTAATGAAATCCGTAATTTACTACAGATTCATCGGTGTAGCTTTCAGTGGTATCGCACAGATGTTCAGCCAAATTACTTTGAATTAATTCAACAAGCTGGTGAGTCAACCATTGTTGATGTTTGTCACTACGACTTGCTTAAACAAGTCCCAGCAGTGGGTGAACAAATTATTAAATTTAATTTCTTTCGTTCAGATAATCTTTCCAAAGATAGTAATTTAGATGCTAATAGTAGAGAGAAAATAGCTTGCCTGGGTTTAACGGCTCTGCTGGGGCTGGTGATTTCAACTAACACTGGTAAAATTGGTGTATTAATTTGCGAACATTACGATCAACTCCGCCCTTGGAATGATTATGAAATAGAACTTTTAACGGCAGTTACAGACCAATTAGCGATCGCAATTGACCAAGCAGAAATTTACAATAAAAGTCGCTTGGCTGCTACTACTGCCCAAGTACAAGCTGCACAACTCCAAAAAGCTTTAGCTGATCTTAAGCTTACTCAAGCTCAATTAATTCAGACAGAAAAAATGTCTAGTTTGGGTCAAATGGTAGCTGGTGTAGCTCACGAAATCAATAATCCTGTTAACTTTATTCAAGGTAATTTGCAACATATTAATAACTATGCACAAGATTTGCTAGAACTTTCGGAACTATATCAACAGCGTTTTCCCAATCCTGGAGCGGAAATTGTAGAGAGAATTGAGGAAATAGATTGGGAATTTTTAAAAGATGATTTACCCAAATGTCTTTCTTCTATGAACGTGGGTGCTTCTCGAATTAGGGAAATTGTTTTATCTTTGCGTAACTTTTCCCGCTTAGATGAAGCAGAAATGAAGTTTGTTGATATTCACGAAGGTATTGATAGTACGCTACTAATTTTGAAACACAGATGGCAAGCAAAAGCGGGTAATATTGGTATTCAAATTGTAAAAAAATATGCTGATCTACCAAGGGTAGAATGCTATGCTGGACGACTAAACCAAGTATTAATGAATATCCTGGCTAATGCAATTGATGCGCTAGAAAATCAAGAACATCCCCGCATTATTACTATTAGTACAGAGTTAAGCTCGGAAAATTTATCTGTGCATTCTCAGTTGCAACAGCAAATTGAAAATCCTAATTTTTGCAATGTTTTAATTCGGATTATTGACAACGGAAAAGGAATGACGGAAGAAGTAAAAAAACGCATATTTGATCCATTTTTTACCACTAAAGAAGTTGGTGATGGTACAGGTCTGGGTTTGTCAATTAGCTATCAAATTGTGGTAGACAAGCACAAAGGTAAATTAGGGTGTATTTCAGAACCAGGGAAGGGTACAGAGTTCATCATTGAAATTCCTCTACAGCAGCAAAATCATTATTCTAATACAACGGTGGCTGTGACTACAGAGAAAGGATGA
- a CDS encoding sterol desaturase family protein, which translates to MGVFFAFTILLTLTVTNKQQFATLLKKSRSDWILDTVGLCFQGIVIPLLQITVVYQIYNYLLPNYHQGWILPPLIAFLLSFVFVDYLYYWNHRLLHSRWLWRLHLVHHTVTEMQVLGTSRNTLWTSFFIIYLWVHALFIYLLQDPTLYIAGVTLTCGLDLWRHSAIAPTRNSLLYRLISNWLILPQDHAWHHARGVVACNYGANFKLWDKLHGTYYECEKAPDELGVRCSLSIYRKLFFPFGGKVLFFNALAVSEAAR; encoded by the coding sequence ATGGGAGTATTTTTCGCCTTTACCATTTTACTAACGCTAACTGTAACAAATAAACAGCAATTCGCCACACTCCTCAAAAAAAGCCGATCAGATTGGATATTAGATACTGTGGGATTATGCTTTCAGGGAATAGTTATCCCCCTGCTGCAAATTACAGTGGTTTATCAAATCTACAACTATTTATTACCTAATTATCATCAAGGCTGGATTTTGCCGCCATTAATCGCATTTTTACTCAGCTTTGTATTTGTAGATTACCTGTATTACTGGAATCATCGACTGTTGCATAGTCGCTGGTTGTGGCGACTGCATTTAGTGCATCACACAGTAACAGAAATGCAGGTTTTAGGAACTTCTAGAAATACCTTATGGACAAGCTTCTTTATTATTTATCTCTGGGTTCACGCGCTGTTTATTTATCTATTACAAGATCCAACTTTGTACATTGCGGGTGTAACTCTTACTTGTGGTTTGGACTTGTGGAGACATAGCGCGATCGCACCTACACGAAATTCGTTACTATATCGGTTAATATCCAATTGGCTGATTTTACCCCAAGACCACGCATGGCATCATGCTAGGGGTGTAGTTGCTTGCAATTATGGGGCAAATTTTAAGCTTTGGGATAAACTACATGGTACTTATTATGAGTGCGAGAAAGCACCGGATGAGTTAGGCGTAAGGTGTAGTTTGAGTATTTATCGGAAGTTGTTTTTTCCGTTTGGAGGAAAGGTTTTATTTTTTAACGCATTAGCCGTTAGCGAAGCTGCGCGTTAG
- a CDS encoding DapH/DapD/GlmU-related protein — protein MTVLSIILSLFPTLIMLMAGASFIWMCFEPSIFSILALIFSLYGLPLLVYLIHQYFYPVKEGISYLVGKEYSPWWGSHQIQVIYIAFPVLETILRLIPGAFSLWLRLWGSKVGKGVYWTPALEIADRGLLEIGDRVVFGHRITIFSHVIKPKKQNLMLYVKKVKIGNNVFLGAGSHFAPGVVIEDGSYIPVATNIYLNKKTKQP, from the coding sequence ATGACTGTTCTTAGTATCATCCTTTCTTTATTTCCTACGTTAATAATGCTGATGGCTGGTGCATCTTTTATATGGATGTGTTTTGAACCAAGCATTTTTAGTATTTTAGCTTTGATTTTTTCTTTATACGGTTTACCGCTATTAGTATATTTGATTCATCAATATTTTTATCCTGTTAAAGAAGGGATTAGTTATTTAGTTGGTAAGGAGTATTCGCCTTGGTGGGGGAGTCATCAAATTCAAGTAATTTATATTGCTTTTCCAGTTTTAGAAACAATATTACGTTTAATTCCTGGCGCTTTTTCTTTATGGTTGAGGTTATGGGGTTCTAAGGTGGGTAAGGGTGTTTATTGGACTCCTGCACTAGAAATAGCCGATCGCGGATTATTAGAAATAGGCGATCGCGTAGTTTTTGGACATCGTATTACTATATTTTCCCATGTAATTAAACCCAAAAAACAAAACTTAATGTTGTATGTAAAAAAGGTAAAAATTGGTAATAATGTATTTTTAGGCGCTGGTTCTCATTTCGCGCCCGGAGTTGTAATTGAAGATGGATCATATATACCTGTTGCTACTAATATTTATCTCAATAAAAAAACAAAACAGCCATAA
- a CDS encoding potassium channel family protein has protein sequence MYSTLEQKYRRIQKELIGGVIALGLVFISGTLWYRFVEGWHWSDAVYMTVITLSSVGFGEINPLGDRGRIFTITLIMMGVISIGYIVNRFTEALIQGYFQEGRRLRQHRRIVDSLDQHYIICGFGRTGRQIALEFQAESIPFVAIDFESHQIQEAQELGYIAVQGDATLDETLIKVGIERALCLVAALPSDAENLYTLLSAKTLNPGIRAIARASTEEALKKLQRAGADAVVSPYITGGRRMAAAALRPQVMDFVDGILTGTDRAFYMEEFLINEKSCPVVGRTLREARLRSQSGSLVLAIRRADGTLIGGPTGETELLHGDLLICMGTAEQLRQLNQILEPIRPNLPRPPRSIKN, from the coding sequence ATGTACTCAACCCTAGAACAAAAATATCGACGTATTCAAAAAGAGCTAATTGGAGGTGTAATCGCTTTGGGTTTGGTTTTCATCAGTGGCACGCTGTGGTATAGGTTTGTTGAAGGGTGGCATTGGTCAGATGCGGTTTATATGACGGTGATCACTCTATCATCGGTGGGTTTTGGTGAAATTAATCCTTTAGGCGATCGCGGACGCATTTTTACGATTACTCTAATTATGATGGGAGTGATCAGTATCGGTTACATTGTTAACAGATTTACTGAAGCCTTGATTCAAGGCTATTTTCAAGAAGGTAGACGACTCCGACAACATCGACGCATAGTGGACTCTTTAGATCAACACTACATTATTTGCGGATTTGGACGTACAGGGCGACAGATTGCCCTGGAATTTCAGGCGGAAAGTATTCCGTTTGTGGCGATAGATTTTGAAAGTCACCAGATTCAGGAAGCGCAAGAACTTGGTTATATTGCTGTTCAAGGCGATGCTACTTTAGATGAAACTTTAATTAAGGTGGGTATTGAACGGGCGCTGTGTTTAGTTGCCGCGTTACCTTCTGATGCGGAAAACCTCTACACTTTGCTGTCGGCAAAAACGCTTAATCCTGGCATTCGGGCGATCGCACGGGCGAGTACTGAGGAAGCCTTAAAAAAGCTACAACGCGCTGGAGCAGATGCAGTTGTCTCCCCTTATATTACTGGTGGTAGACGCATGGCTGCTGCGGCACTCAGACCCCAAGTAATGGATTTTGTGGATGGTATCCTAACTGGGACAGACCGTGCTTTCTATATGGAAGAATTTTTAATTAACGAAAAAAGCTGTCCTGTAGTGGGGAGAACACTTAGGGAAGCACGACTGCGATCGCAATCTGGCTCGTTAGTTTTAGCGATTCGTCGTGCTGATGGTACGCTGATTGGAGGACCAACGGGTGAAACGGAATTATTACACGGAGATTTGTTAATTTGCATGGGTACTGCCGAGCAATTGCGGCAACTTAATCAGATTTTAGAACCCATACGCCCAAATTTACCACGACCACCTAGATCAATTAAAAATTAA
- a CDS encoding 2Fe-2S iron-sulfur cluster binding domain-containing protein, whose translation MIINFANTNYQPIVLEKHSPLAEHLTVQNSPVLFGCRTGICGTCLVVIKGDIPLPSDEEKELLEVIAPNNESVRLACQVDLTNDIEITRYMEDE comes from the coding sequence ATGATAATTAATTTTGCTAATACGAATTATCAACCAATTGTTTTAGAAAAACACTCTCCTCTGGCGGAACATTTGACGGTACAAAACTCGCCTGTGTTATTTGGATGTCGCACCGGAATTTGTGGGACTTGTCTTGTAGTTATTAAGGGTGATATTCCGCTTCCAAGCGATGAAGAAAAGGAGTTATTAGAAGTTATTGCGCCTAATAATGAATCAGTACGGCTTGCTTGTCAAGTTGATTTAACAAATGATATTGAAATTACCCGTTATATGGAGGATGAGTGA
- a CDS encoding aromatic ring-hydroxylating dioxygenase subunit alpha — translation MKFEDFWYVVALSTELKPNKVLSCTVLGEWLAIFRGDDGKSVALRDRCMHRNSRLSRGKVCQGNLQCPYHGWVYDKNGKVVAVPAEGDNFKMLDSRQAKLYQTKEQDGYVYVRLTDQPSEEFEPFKMPYYGEPGWETVRVINRFHNNVTNCAENFIDIPHTASVHPGVFRTPRKQKLEMTVERRDGSVLVNYRNETTNLGWYKHFLNPKGDEIKHTDSFYMPNITSVEYNMGKHRRFFITSQSIPETENSTLVYTDVTFNYGILNKIARPFVHWTAQHIINQDVEILGIQQEVIEKYGTHFSNTPADTIHVFVESIRNKIEAGEDPRKLENKSVQVTFCV, via the coding sequence GTGAAATTTGAGGATTTTTGGTATGTAGTTGCACTCAGCACAGAATTAAAACCTAATAAAGTGTTGAGTTGCACTGTTTTAGGGGAATGGTTAGCGATATTTCGGGGGGATGATGGTAAAAGTGTAGCATTGCGCGATCGCTGTATGCACAGAAACAGCCGTCTCTCACGCGGTAAAGTTTGTCAAGGAAATTTGCAATGTCCTTATCACGGTTGGGTTTATGACAAAAACGGCAAAGTTGTCGCTGTTCCCGCCGAGGGAGATAATTTCAAAATGCTTGATTCTCGTCAAGCAAAATTATATCAAACTAAAGAACAAGATGGTTATGTTTATGTGAGATTAACCGACCAACCTAGCGAAGAATTTGAACCTTTTAAAATGCCTTATTATGGCGAACCTGGATGGGAAACAGTACGAGTAATCAACCGTTTTCATAATAACGTTACCAACTGTGCAGAAAACTTTATAGATATCCCACATACAGCTTCCGTACATCCAGGCGTATTTCGCACACCTCGCAAGCAAAAACTAGAAATGACAGTGGAGAGACGCGATGGTTCAGTATTAGTAAATTATCGCAATGAAACTACTAACTTAGGTTGGTATAAACACTTTCTTAATCCTAAAGGTGACGAAATTAAACACACCGATAGCTTTTATATGCCAAACATTACCAGTGTTGAATATAACATGGGAAAGCATAGAAGATTTTTTATTACCAGCCAATCTATTCCAGAAACAGAAAACTCGACACTTGTTTACACAGATGTCACATTCAACTATGGAATTTTGAATAAAATTGCCCGTCCATTTGTCCACTGGACTGCTCAACATATTATTAACCAAGATGTTGAAATCCTGGGTATTCAGCAAGAAGTAATAGAGAAATACGGCACTCATTTCTCTAACACGCCCGCCGATACAATCCATGTTTTTGTGGAATCAATTAGAAACAAAATCGAGGCAGGAGAAGATCCGCGAAAACTGGAAAATAAATCTGTACAAGTAACATTTTGCGTTTAA
- a CDS encoding aspartate aminotransferase family protein, translated as MSIETLANHPSIPAESDPVMSSLFSPEGFDESVMATYGRFPLALERGQGSKVWDTNGKEYLDFVAGIATCTLGHAHPVMVETVTQQMQKLHHVSNLYYIPVQGELAKWLIEHSCADSVFFCNSGAEANEGAIKLARKYAHTVLGIKQPVILTAHASFHGRTLATITATGQPKYQQNFDPLMPGFHYVPYNDIAAIETAIAQLDADERKVAAILLEPLQGEGGVRPGDVAYFQQIRKICDEKGILLILDEVQVGMGRTGKFWGYENLGIEPDIFTSAKGLGGGIPIGATLCKQFCNVFQPGDHASTFGGNPFVCAVALSVCQTLEKEHLLQNVEQRGEQLRQGLKAIATNYPDHITEVRGWGLINGMELNADTKLTAADIVKACMAEGLLLVPAGAKVVRFVPPLIVTAPEVDQALKAIQRGIAAAIG; from the coding sequence GTGAGCATAGAAACCTTAGCAAATCATCCCTCCATCCCAGCAGAATCAGATCCAGTAATGTCTAGTTTATTTAGCCCAGAAGGCTTTGATGAGTCTGTGATGGCGACATACGGGCGTTTTCCCTTAGCTTTAGAACGGGGACAAGGAAGCAAAGTTTGGGATACTAACGGCAAAGAATACCTAGATTTTGTAGCGGGAATTGCTACTTGTACATTAGGACACGCCCATCCTGTCATGGTAGAAACAGTAACCCAGCAAATGCAAAAGCTGCATCATGTTTCTAACTTGTATTACATCCCAGTACAAGGAGAGTTAGCCAAATGGCTAATTGAGCATTCCTGCGCCGATAGCGTATTTTTCTGCAACTCTGGTGCAGAAGCTAACGAAGGAGCAATTAAATTAGCTCGCAAATATGCCCACACAGTCTTAGGGATTAAGCAACCAGTAATTTTAACTGCTCACGCCAGTTTCCACGGACGGACACTAGCAACGATTACCGCTACTGGTCAACCGAAGTATCAGCAAAACTTCGATCCCTTAATGCCAGGTTTCCACTATGTACCTTACAACGATATTGCTGCAATAGAAACAGCGATCGCACAACTTGATGCAGACGAACGTAAAGTAGCAGCAATTCTCCTAGAACCCCTACAGGGAGAAGGTGGTGTTCGCCCTGGAGATGTTGCTTACTTCCAACAAATTCGGAAGATTTGTGACGAAAAAGGCATTTTATTAATCTTAGATGAAGTGCAAGTCGGCATGGGTCGGACTGGCAAGTTTTGGGGATATGAGAATTTAGGCATAGAGCCAGATATCTTCACCAGTGCTAAAGGATTAGGCGGTGGGATTCCTATCGGTGCGACTTTATGTAAGCAATTCTGTAACGTCTTCCAACCAGGAGATCACGCCAGCACCTTTGGTGGAAATCCCTTTGTTTGCGCCGTCGCCCTTTCTGTGTGTCAAACCTTAGAAAAAGAACACCTGCTGCAAAATGTTGAGCAACGGGGTGAACAATTAAGACAAGGCTTAAAAGCGATCGCCACTAACTACCCCGATCATATTACCGAAGTACGGGGTTGGGGCTTAATCAACGGCATGGAACTTAATGCCGATACAAAGCTAACTGCTGCTGATATAGTTAAAGCTTGCATGGCAGAAGGTTTATTATTAGTCCCTGCTGGCGCTAAAGTAGTCAGGTTTGTCCCACCACTAATTGTTACCGCCCCAGAAGTAGATCAAGCCTTAAAAGCAATTCAGAGAGGAATAGCTGCTGCTATAGGTTAA
- a CDS encoding GH3 family domain-containing protein encodes MLRLIIKLFAHIIATVSDNFYQALANPQSVQKLVQKEIIQLLVKSEYGNYLGIQSINDWEHIPIVEYEDIHKWIKSGVANKMLTPEPIIFYEKTSGSGSAAKLIPYTKSLRKSFSQMFCVWAHDLIVNGANFSTGKVYFCISPKLGDASAIQSGVKVGLEDDSEYLDGWLRWFLSPFLVSPPGINRIRDPNEFKEKLVNTLLVEENLEIISIWNPSFFKVHLDYIQANQQRLAAQLKNKISTERYQLLLEDKINWSKLWSKLKLISCWDSANAKEQANYLRSLFPNVMVQGKGLLATEAPMTIPLIKAQGFVPVLNEVFFEFEQQGNIYHLHELEKGKSYSLIISQKGGLYRYRIGDRIRVTHYYLKTPCLEFIGRTETTSDLVGEKLHEDFVQDVLNQLPLEGTFFQSLVPVRIPKDHYLLLLDHANLPAQIIAQLLDQELMRSHHYQQARLLGQLSPPQVLISAQIPEIITNYRMRQGIKWGDIKHQVLVTTPIDQELLNLLNYA; translated from the coding sequence ATGCTGCGTTTAATAATTAAGCTTTTCGCTCATATTATCGCGACTGTGAGTGATAATTTTTATCAAGCTTTAGCAAACCCTCAAAGTGTCCAAAAATTAGTCCAAAAAGAAATTATTCAGCTTTTAGTTAAAAGTGAATATGGTAATTATCTCGGTATTCAATCAATTAATGATTGGGAACACATCCCTATAGTTGAATATGAAGATATCCATAAATGGATTAAATCTGGAGTGGCTAATAAAATGCTAACTCCTGAACCTATAATATTTTATGAAAAAACTTCTGGAAGTGGTAGCGCAGCTAAGTTAATTCCTTATACAAAATCTTTGCGGAAATCTTTTAGCCAAATGTTTTGTGTTTGGGCGCACGATTTAATAGTTAATGGTGCAAACTTTTCTACTGGTAAAGTTTATTTTTGTATTTCTCCAAAACTGGGAGATGCTTCTGCTATACAGTCAGGGGTGAAAGTTGGATTAGAAGATGATTCGGAATATTTAGACGGATGGTTAAGGTGGTTTCTCAGTCCTTTTTTAGTTTCTCCGCCTGGAATTAATCGCATCCGCGATCCCAATGAGTTTAAAGAAAAGTTAGTCAACACTCTATTAGTAGAAGAAAATTTAGAAATTATCTCAATTTGGAATCCCAGTTTTTTCAAGGTTCATCTAGATTATATTCAAGCTAATCAACAAAGACTTGCTGCACAACTAAAAAATAAAATTTCAACTGAACGCTATCAACTACTATTAGAAGATAAAATTAATTGGTCAAAACTTTGGTCTAAACTAAAACTTATTTCTTGCTGGGATAGTGCCAATGCTAAGGAACAAGCGAATTATTTGCGATCGCTCTTTCCTAATGTCATGGTACAAGGTAAAGGACTACTTGCGACAGAAGCACCGATGACGATTCCTTTAATTAAGGCGCAAGGATTTGTCCCTGTACTAAATGAGGTGTTTTTTGAATTTGAACAACAAGGAAATATTTATCACCTTCACGAACTAGAAAAGGGAAAATCTTACTCGCTCATTATTTCTCAAAAGGGAGGCTTATATCGTTATCGCATAGGCGATCGCATTCGCGTTACCCATTATTATTTAAAAACACCCTGCTTAGAATTTATCGGACGGACTGAAACTACAAGTGATTTAGTAGGGGAGAAACTACACGAAGATTTTGTGCAAGATGTCCTTAACCAGTTACCCCTAGAGGGTACATTTTTTCAAAGCTTAGTACCTGTCAGGATACCAAAAGATCACTATCTACTATTGCTAGATCACGCAAATCTACCTGCCCAGATCATAGCTCAACTATTGGATCAAGAGTTAATGCGATCGCACCACTACCAACAAGCGCGTCTTCTCGGTCAACTTTCCCCACCCCAAGTGTTAATCTCAGCACAAATACCTGAAATTATCACTAATTACAGAATGCGTCAGGGTATCAAGTGGGGAGACATAAAACATCAAGTATTAGTAACCACACCAATTGATCAAGAACTTTTAAACTTGCTAAATTATGCTTAG